The Miscanthus floridulus cultivar M001 chromosome 6, ASM1932011v1, whole genome shotgun sequence genomic interval gcatacagaaataatccagTAAGcacacggaattaccgttgtagcatttctcctggaagtatttagggtatcgtattttccatagggaaaGGAGGTATTCTTCTAGCTagttcgtccaaggacaacacaagggtagagttggtaaaggttgagatggattcctatggttatagGGTCTATgaatagataaactctactcTTACTCACTTACTTTGGGCACTAGAGAACACCTGATCTACCAAGCGTTGCCTAGCCTATAGCTCTACGTCATACCCGGATGTGGGGGATTACGAGGGATGggcagggctgtcaccacctaccacctacccctcaaccgtggagtacTGAGacaaaaaaggtaacctctatcctagacaccacgtctactgCTATTGACTACTACTATAGTGTGTATACAAGGGTTATCCGTCTCTATcaaggcccttctactagagcatccaccataggGACGGACGATGatcccacaaacaagtaagaatAAAGGTTAACTAATCAAAAGGCTTTATACCATAGAATACACGAACACTCACTTAGTGGGGAAaacccattgaagtaaagattcTCGTTGAGGTACAAGttagggagacaccgacaagtctgGCTCTTCCCCGAGCtatccctcacatctctcccttacaactctagctagctactagggcctaagccctttggaGTGTTGCTATAACTCAAGTGGAATGCTCTTTGccttgtgtgttgtgtgttgtagagggggatacccctctatttatataggGCTCAAGGCGGTGCTTGGAGCTATTTTTGGCACGAAGCACAAGCTACACCACCTCTACATGGAAGCATGCCACCACCAGTAGCAAGGGGTGGCTGAGGAGTGCCGATAGAGGGTCGGGCGCCCCTAGGGGTCGGCTGCTCCTTGATCGTGCCACCTCGCCACCACCTTCGTGTGGCAGGCTCTAGTGTTGAGCCTGGATCATCCCCCGCTGGTGCTTTGCCCCGGTTGAGTTGAGTTGGTGGGTGcatctcccttgttcctttgcgcaaattAGTGTTGGAAAAGCGCCTTTCAGTGAATTTCTCCATGTAgttgtgtttgtgacctacaaaataatgttctccaaatatatgtggaacttggttaaaagtaaatgcatatgtgttttaaGATTGTTAATTTTTCCTCTTTTTGTATCTTAATTGGACGGTCGGATTTGATTGGTAAGGACTGCCAACaagctacatccttgatcttcatgccatctaactttgcttgcaactcaccaagcttctttctttcatttgcttcttctctttgcatgtcaaaggtcaagatccttccaagtacatcatttggtatgaagtactcaaacttcttttggtctctaattagagtcacaacgatctcatttcttggtgaataagcttcTAGCATAATTTTGACtaccttgtgatcatctagctcatcaccacCATAGCCTCTATTCTTGCCGACAATcaccatcaacctatcaaacatctcttgtggcccttctccatccaatatcacaaaccggttgagcttggccatcaacacCTCAATTCTTGACTTTGTCACTTTGttaaccccttcatgtgcaaggtgtAAAGTGTCctatatttgcttggcaacatcaacacccatcactctattgtactcatcaccatccaaagaaTTAAATAACACACTTGTGGATTGACCATTGAGATGAATAATGCCTAATTTGGTTggtgttggattcttgggatcaaccggtggctcaaatccattgtaaACAACCTCCCTAAATGttggggtgaagacctataagataggctctcatcaagtgctttcacTTGGCAAAGTTGGTCCCATCGAAATGAGGCAACTTGTCCactgggcacattgatgaaagacctccgatcatggttaggcatagacatagaagaatagttaaaggatacggctgTATATTTGTTGTTGGAGTTGACTTccatcctttcctttcttctccttcttgccccCCTTggtcacttggtaggactcatcatcatctccatctttggagCTACTTGATATCTCACTTGATGACGCATTGGCTACTtttgcttcttcttccttcttcttcctagcttctcttctttttcttcttgcttctcttttgagctttctttcttcttttctttgcttcttgtcttctACCATTGCTGCTCCTTCTTTCACTTTTCTTTTGCTTATCTTTTCGCTTTTCTtgcttcctttcttttttttctttcttcttcatatTGAGCCTTCTCACCGTCGGTCATCTCGAGTGGTGGTAGAGTGGTGTTACTCACTGTAGATGCACTGAGCTCACTGTTGTTGGTCTCGTGCAAGCCCACGTCCTCTAGATCCATGTCCACGGGCTTCACAACACCGGATCCTCCTCCTAGCTCCATACCTCACGCGATGAAGCATATACGAGGTAAtctactctgataccacttgtagggtctcTGGTTAGtctagaagggggtgaataggcatgttaAAATAAAAACTTGAACAAATGTCAATTTTGACCTGTAGCACTGTCGCTCTAACCTCACGGCACTACCACACCTGCAAACAACTTTaaatcacagttcaaaatctatgaATCAAAAATCAGATCGGAGAAATTACTGAGCTTCCTGCATGTGTATAAACCACAGATCGATAGCTAAAGGTTGTAGGAGAAGCACATACAAGTAGATCagccacaaaccctagaaatcacctcaacaacaatatgaaatgcaagtgaagtAAATTAAGCACACGGtcacacaatgatttatcccgtagtTTAGCTCACCACTAAAGCTTGCCTAACTCCACGTTGTTTAGGTTAGTCACTAAAGTTTAGGGCTTTGCatcccttcctcattctcaagtcaagagactcaactcttgagatgaggagtgagtttactagcttcaagagatggttacaaatctCTCAGGGCTGccacataagttgacaagctccaagggcgatgctctagccagttaggagccaagctccaagagtaacaaacacaatcgtCAGCCAAAATGTGAAcgaagtgctctttagagttggaaaaatagtggatctgctctctaattgagtttggaACATTTTCTCTCAAGGAATGATGGGAGAAGTCAAAGGGAAAGCTTGAGAGCTTGAGGGCACCAATagaggagagagagagtgagcaCTGAGCAGCTTTTCGTCGGTCTGAGAGGCTAGGCGAGGAAGAAGACCAttgtgagggagagggagaggtatAAATACCTTCCCAGGCCCCAACAATTAGATAAGTCATGGCAGTGCCGTGGCCTATCTGCGGCAGTGCCGTTCTGCATAGCTGCGCTttaggtgtggcactgccgcaccaagcCAGACAACAAAGGGTGAGAGTATTGAGCTGGCTGTCTTAGCCGATCTTTGAGGATGCTTTAGTGTAAGATTAAGCACTTGTTTGTACATGTTAGcataagcattgtgtccccctttatagtactgattttttctatactcaaattcgaaatataaaaaataaataaacctccTTCGAACTTGAAGCTGTCATCTTTTGTAATTGGGGGATCCTTCATTATGTATAACATCCTCATTAGTGAATCTTCtgtttgtcatctcgataaatctcattagtcctctaattgcgtggtcatttttaccaaaacccataattagggcttgattgcacttacagttGGCCACTGCCAGGTCGCACCACCATCCTCGGCCGCTGGCTGGCTGGAACTGGCCATTCCTCGCTCTGCTCTGCGTCATCCGaaagaagaagggtgaaaaacgcatgttgcaagtgtatattttaagtgtttcagatgttttataggtatgttgcaagtgtttcatacggatatcgcaaagtagatcgggatgttccatatgttgcaatggttgtacacatatgttgcaagcttctattTTTAATGTTTCATCCGTTTTTTtaaacatatattgcaagtgtggttatttggatgttgcatatgatttcacacatatgttgcaagtgttctatctggatgttgcgtatgtttgtaaTGGTTTCATGTGTTTTGGCAAGTGTTTTAGGCGCAAGTTCCAAGTGTTTCATCTCCCTTCAAATATATGTTTCAAAcgctgcatctggatgtttcaaaaatagatcgggtgttgcacatgttgcgccAGGATCCACCTTCCGCAACCACCAGCTGCAGCTGTTAGGGCGCCGCCGAGCGGGCACAGACAGCAGAGGGGACATGAGTAGTCCCCGCACGTGGTCTAGCGGCGTGGGCGACGTCCGGGCGGCATGGGCCCCACGTGGGCGCTTTAAACGCAGGCGCGGCGGGGTGTGCTGTCACGGACGGGCCGTGCTGACACAGGTCAGAGTGTAGACGTGTGTGGAAAATGAAGTGCAGCCGTAGACGTTCGGACGCACATGTCTTTCCGAATGTCCGGACGCTAGCGCTACCATTTCACATTCCTGTGCCGCCACACGGGGCACGGGGATGTTGCATCCAGCAAACCTTATTTTTGGTTGATCATCGTTTCGATATGGAAGCGCAAGCACGCAGGCCCTGGGCCTGACCAAGCCCGCCTACCGCTACAACTGGACCGAGTACCTGATGAACAAAGATCAGAGGATGCCCACGCGCCGCGGACCCCGTCCACCCCCAAGTCCACGTCAGTACGCCACGGCTCCACGCCACCGCCCGCGCAAACAAACGACGCCCGCGACCAAGTCCGTCCACCTCTGCTCTGCGCGGCCGCCTGTGTCGTCTCTCCCTTCCACTCCATGGCTACATCATCCTCCCCGGCTTTTCCCCACCAAAAGCCAAAAACCACGGCACCTTCTGCCACCTAGTCCACACTTCCCAGAAGGAAACCCCGCGTCCCGGCCCGCCCCCCAAGCACAGCGGCACACCGGGGGGACACGGGACACCGACACACCGCAGCGCACACGCGCGACGCGGCAGCACAGAACCATGGCGGCCCTGCCGCCCTTCTCGCCGCGGCGGCCCTTCTCGTCGCCGTGCTTCATCCTCTGCTTCCTCCTCGGCTTCGTCGCCGGCCTCGTCCCGTTCGcgcaccgccacctccacctcgACCTCCACCACCTCTCGCTCCCGATCCCGGACCCTCCTCCTGCTGCGCCGACCCAGGCCCTAGTCCGGCCGCCACCGACGACGACCCTGATCGTCGTGACGCCGACCCGCGCGCGCCCGCTGCAGGCGTACTACCTGCACCGCCTCGCGCACACCCTCCGCCTCGTCCCGCAGCCGCTGCTCTGGCTCGTCGTCGACCGCGGCGCCGCCACGCGCGAGACCGCCGCGCTGCTCCGCGGCAGCGGCCTCATGTACCGCCACCTCCCCTCCTCCCACCGCGACGCGCCCGATGATGCTCGCCGGAGGGCGCTCGAGCACCCGGCGGAGCGCGGCCTGCGGCGCCAGAGGAACGCAGCGCTCGACCACATCGAGCACCACCGCATCCACGGCCTCGTCTACTTCGCCGACGAGGACAACGTGTATTCCCTTGACCTCTTCCATCAGCTTCGCGGCATAAGGTAAAGCACATCGCACTTCTCTTAGTTTCCCCCTCGCTCTTACGTACACGCATTCGCGACCCGATTAGAAATTGGAGTCAATTGAGTTGCTGTACAGCAATTCTGTATTGGAATTTGAAACCCATTGTGATCTACTACGCTACGTAGGAGTTTCGGCACCTGGCCAGTCGCAATGCTGGGCGTGGGGAAGAGCAAGACACTTCTGGAAGGGCCAGTTTGTGACAACAGCCAGGTGATAGGGTGGCACACGAACGAGAGGGACAAGAGGCAACGAAGGTTTCACGTGAATACTTCGGGCTTTGCTTTCAATAGCAGTATGCTCTGGGATGCCGACAAGAGGGCTCATCAGGCGTGGAATTACATCCGGCTGCTGGACACGGTCAGAGATGGGTTTCAGGTAAGGCTCCTCCTGCTCATGTCCTTGTCGAAAAGTTCCATTTCTGAGAGTATACGCATACGCGTAGCTCATAAAATTGCCTGGTCAATTCTTTGGTGACAAGTGCAGTAGATTGGGATCGGCATTTTGTTTTTGCCTGCTTTGAATACGTGTTCTGGTACAATGCAAGGCCCTGATTGAATTGCTCCTATTTTTGCATTCTCTGATATTTTCAGTTTACTAACTCAGAAAGTCAGAATTGCCCGGCCTTCCTTGGTTGTGCGTGATTGTATAAGATTTACTGTGCTCAAAGTCATATCCCTCCTAAATTTGTGTGAATCATACTAAatttgctctaagtgccatttaaTTAAAAAAACTCAAACCTGCAAGGGGTAAGACAGCCCTCGGGCATTTTGCTAAGAAGAAGCCCTTAATTTGAATAGTGTCTTGCTTCTCAATAGTTTCAGTGTTTAATCTCATTTGTACAGACTTGTTTTGACCACTTATGCGTCTCCACCTTATACCTGGCAAATTTTTAGTGTGAATCCACATGGCGCATTGTCTGCATTGCGTTATTGTATTCTGTTACAGGGAGATGGAACTGAAAGATATTTATACCTTTTCAATCAACGCAAAAAGTAATTATCCTGGGAAACTATGCAAAGCATTTTTATTACTTCAGAATGTAGTCCCTCTCTGCTGTATATTGTGGAAAAATTTACCCTGCACAAAGCAATTATGGATGTTTTTCATGCACATAAGCTACTGAGATTAATACAGTAAAAAACATTCTTCCTATGTCATCCCCgtataatttattatgaaaattaaattttatttataCCTAGCATCCACATTAGTAATTACATGTGCTCTATCTGATTGAAATAAACCATGATACATACAGGCAACAACATTTATAGAACAGCTTGTAGAAGATGAAACTCATATGGAGGGCATACCAACTGGTTGTTCAAAAATTATGAATGTTAATCTTCGTCTAGAAGATAAACATCTTGTACATCCAAAGGGGTGGCAAATGACAGAAAACCTGGATGTATTAATTCCTCTCTGAGCCAGAACAGAGGCATACCGGCCTGCAGGTAAAGACTTGATCATTTTGCAATTGTTTCTCTATAATGATGTGAAAATAGCATCATTTTTATGTAATTTATGTTACATACATTAATGTTGTGAAACTTAGATATTTTTCTTATATCTttcggggggaaggcttgcctcggtttttcccttccccagaccccactcatgtgggagcctccggcactgggtctgccctttatcTTGGTCATGGTTTATCATGTCTTTTGTTTTGCCAAATATTCAGAAACCTTAGGATTGGTTGACAGATGTCATTGTTCTTCAGCATTTGTTTTTTGTTAGGGTTATTTTGATTCTTAATGTGTGGCGTGTCTGTCTGTTCCTCCAGCTTCAGCAATCAAGCACATGGAAACCGCCGAGCATGACGTATTTGGCATGTGTCAAGCTGAAGAAAGTTCAGGGCCACTGGAGGTTTAGGTTAGGTGTACATTAACCAAAGGAAATATGCACTTAACTTGTCACAGATTTGTTTGTAGCAAAGAGCTAAAACTTCCGATTAGGTACATGAACACATCATGCAAGAGGATCTTAGATTCTTAGGTTCCGAGTAGGGCCTTAGTCTTTGTGAACATTTAAGGTAAATACATCTAACTTATTGGTTTATTGAAGTGAATGTGGTGACTACTTTTTCCACTAGAGACTAGAGATAACATGGTTAAGTAGTTTGAATTATATACGATACATGCATTGCTATGTATCATGACTTATTTGCTGGGGAGATAAGCAAGTAGTTGAAGGAATCATAGCTGTACAAATATTTCGACGAAGATGTACAAACGTAAAGTCAACTTATGAGCTTGTCAAAGCCGAGCTTCGCCATTAATTTTTCCATTCTGGAGTCAATTTGCCTGTGCAAAGTGAGAAAAGGACTTTACCCCTTCTGTATTGAATGACCTGGTAATAGAACCCTACCTCCGTATATTTCCTCATGTGTCGGATGCTTCTGTTGATCAATTTGATTGAATTTTGAACCAAGCTAATGAGTAGTGACCAGGTACAATGTGAAAACCTTGTCGTGCCCAGATTTGACTGCGTGTGTAGG includes:
- the LOC136458079 gene encoding probable glucuronosyltransferase Os10g0205300, coding for MAALPPFSPRRPFSSPCFILCFLLGFVAGLVPFAHRHLHLDLHHLSLPIPDPPPAAPTQALVRPPPTTTLIVVTPTRARPLQAYYLHRLAHTLRLVPQPLLWLVVDRGAATRETAALLRGSGLMYRHLPSSHRDAPDDARRRALEHPAERGLRRQRNAALDHIEHHRIHGLVYFADEDNVYSLDLFHQLRGIRSFGTWPVAMLGVGKSKTLLEGPVCDNSQVIGWHTNERDKRQRRFHVNTSGFAFNSSMLWDADKRAHQAWNYIRLLDTVRDGFQATTFIEQLVEDETHMEGIPTGCSKIMNVNLRLEDKHLVHPKGWQMTENLDVLIPL